A window of Acidimicrobiales bacterium contains these coding sequences:
- a CDS encoding sigma-70 family RNA polymerase sigma factor — MTVRSSLVSLADLEDEDLVARWQAGDSESLEVLLQRYRRFARSKARSYFLVGADADDVEQEGLIGLYKAARDFRDDRQSSFRAFAELCVTRQVISAIKAATRQKHQPLNRYVSISGVRGSDDPGEGAVEDLLDDHRAADPADEVISNEQIQAMRRSMADSLSGL, encoded by the coding sequence ATGACGGTTCGCAGTTCGCTGGTTTCACTGGCCGATTTGGAGGACGAGGATCTCGTCGCCCGCTGGCAGGCCGGTGATTCGGAATCCCTGGAGGTGCTCCTCCAGCGCTACCGCCGTTTCGCCCGTTCCAAGGCCCGCAGCTACTTCCTCGTAGGCGCCGACGCCGACGACGTGGAGCAGGAGGGTCTCATCGGGCTCTACAAGGCGGCGAGGGACTTTCGTGATGATCGGCAGTCGTCGTTCAGGGCGTTCGCCGAGCTTTGCGTGACCCGCCAGGTCATCAGCGCCATCAAGGCGGCTACGCGCCAGAAGCACCAGCCGCTCAACCGCTATGTATCGATCTCCGGCGTCCGTGGCAGCGACGACCCGGGAGAGGGAGCAGTCGAGGACCTCCTCGACGACCACCGCGCAGCCGACCCTGCAGACGAGGTCATCTCCAACGAGCAGATCCAGGCGATGCGCCGCTCGATGGCCGACAGCCTCTCCGGCCTCGA
- a CDS encoding Crp/Fnr family transcriptional regulator, which produces MDDLDLLASSELFSGFDSEALHRLVAQSRGVECERNFSLFLEDDPADEMFVVRSGRIAVGRRSVDGRESLVALMETGDVFGEMSLFDGGNRSASARALERSEVLGIPYSAVRTALDAEPRLLWDVVGLLADRLRVTDSALADAVFLDVTGRTAKRLLELAGDQEEFQLPITQEELAGLVGASRERVNKAIAAFIRLGWIEQTDRRYRIVEREKLAQRSH; this is translated from the coding sequence ATGGACGACCTCGACCTGCTCGCCAGCTCAGAGTTGTTCTCGGGGTTCGACTCCGAGGCGCTGCACAGGCTGGTCGCACAGTCACGGGGCGTCGAATGCGAGCGCAACTTCAGCCTGTTCCTCGAGGACGACCCGGCCGACGAGATGTTCGTCGTGCGCAGCGGCCGGATCGCGGTGGGGAGGCGATCGGTGGACGGGCGGGAGTCGTTGGTGGCCCTGATGGAGACGGGCGACGTGTTCGGAGAGATGTCGCTGTTCGACGGGGGCAATCGTTCGGCGTCGGCGCGAGCGTTGGAACGATCCGAGGTTCTCGGGATCCCGTATTCGGCCGTTCGCACAGCGCTGGACGCCGAGCCCCGTCTGTTGTGGGACGTCGTGGGGTTGCTCGCCGACCGGTTGCGCGTCACCGACTCAGCCCTCGCGGACGCCGTGTTCTTGGATGTCACCGGGAGGACGGCTAAACGGCTGCTGGAGCTCGCGGGCGACCAGGAGGAATTCCAGCTTCCGATCACCCAGGAGGAGCTAGCCGGACTGGTGGGAGCGTCGCGCGAGCGCGTCAACAAGGCGATCGCCGCATTCATACGCCTCGGTTGGATCGAGCAGACCGATCGCAGGTACCGCATCGTCGAGCGCGAGAAGCTGGCGCAGCGTTCGCACTAA
- the rlmB gene encoding 23S rRNA (guanosine(2251)-2'-O)-methyltransferase RlmB has protein sequence MNQVEGRQAVRELLRARKRRVQRVIVAEGASDKGALSEIVELARSAGVPVRRVGREEIDAKALTDSPQGVVAIAEPLREADLGQLASDGRPFLVALDGVTDPHNLGAVMRSALCAGATGLVVGRHRAAGLTPTAVKAAAGAAEHLPVAFVGGIPAALSTLAGAGVWTVGLDAGAKASLWDLDIATEGLALVLGAEGSGLGRLTRQRCELLVSVPLAGPIESLNVSAAATLACFEVARRRATAD, from the coding sequence ATGAACCAGGTCGAGGGACGCCAGGCTGTCCGCGAGCTCCTACGGGCGCGAAAGCGGCGGGTCCAGCGGGTGATCGTTGCCGAGGGAGCCAGTGACAAAGGGGCGTTGTCGGAGATAGTCGAACTGGCCCGGTCGGCAGGCGTACCGGTCCGCAGGGTCGGCCGTGAGGAGATCGACGCCAAGGCTCTCACGGATTCACCGCAGGGCGTCGTGGCCATCGCCGAGCCGCTCCGCGAGGCGGACCTCGGCCAGCTCGCGTCGGACGGCAGGCCGTTCCTCGTGGCACTGGACGGAGTGACCGATCCGCACAACCTCGGGGCGGTGATGCGAAGCGCCCTGTGTGCAGGGGCTACGGGTCTGGTCGTCGGCCGGCACCGCGCGGCCGGGCTCACCCCGACCGCGGTCAAAGCCGCGGCCGGCGCCGCCGAGCATCTGCCGGTCGCCTTCGTCGGAGGTATCCCTGCCGCCTTGTCCACCCTCGCCGGTGCCGGTGTTTGGACGGTCGGCCTCGACGCCGGAGCGAAGGCGAGCCTCTGGGACCTGGACATCGCCACCGAGGGCCTGGCCCTCGTCCTCGGGGCGGAGGGGTCCGGTCTGGGCCGGCTCACCCGCCAGCGCTGCGAGCTGCTCGTGTCGGTCCCGCTCGCCGGTCCCATCGAGTCGCTCAACGTCTCGGCCGCTGCCACCCTGGCCTGCTTCGAAGTAGCCCGCCGGCGGGCCACCGCGGACTAG
- the disA gene encoding DNA integrity scanning diadenylate cyclase DisA, whose amino-acid sequence MERPRAAMIEALGAIAPGRPLRDGLDRILQANMGALIVVGDGPDVLSICSGGLLLDAEFSPQRLAELAKMDGALILASDASRIARANVHLVPNPGVPTSETGTRHRTAERVARSIDVPVIAVSEDLSVITLYRGEDKHALDSVARLLGRANQALQTLERYRDRLDTVTTSLSALEVEDLVTARDVVTVLQRAEMVRRIAEEIEGYIVELGTDGRLAHLQLDELMAGVEDERRQVVRDYIPTEDPDSVDEVMLALAFLPTDRVLDPAAVMTVLDLDHGGDLEASLQPRGYRLLGRIPRLPEPLVDSVVLRYGSLQKVMRATAEDLEAVPDVDPVTARTIKDGLARLAEASILDRYS is encoded by the coding sequence GTGGAACGCCCCCGGGCCGCGATGATCGAGGCGCTCGGCGCGATCGCCCCGGGCAGGCCGCTGCGGGACGGGCTCGACCGAATCCTGCAGGCCAACATGGGCGCGCTCATCGTCGTCGGCGACGGGCCGGACGTGCTGAGCATCTGCTCCGGAGGGCTGCTCCTCGACGCCGAGTTCAGCCCCCAACGCCTGGCCGAGCTCGCGAAGATGGACGGTGCCCTCATCCTGGCTTCCGACGCCAGCCGGATCGCACGGGCCAACGTCCACCTGGTACCGAACCCCGGAGTGCCCACAAGCGAGACCGGCACCCGGCACCGGACCGCCGAACGGGTCGCCCGCTCGATCGACGTTCCGGTGATCGCCGTATCCGAAGACCTGTCCGTTATCACCCTCTACCGCGGCGAGGACAAACACGCGCTCGACTCGGTTGCGCGCCTGCTCGGCCGCGCCAACCAGGCGCTGCAGACACTCGAGCGTTACCGGGACCGCCTCGACACGGTCACTACGTCGCTGTCGGCGTTGGAGGTCGAGGACCTCGTCACTGCCCGCGACGTCGTCACCGTGCTCCAACGGGCGGAGATGGTCCGCCGCATCGCGGAGGAGATCGAGGGCTACATCGTCGAATTGGGCACCGACGGGCGCCTCGCCCACCTGCAGCTCGACGAGTTGATGGCCGGCGTAGAAGACGAACGGCGCCAGGTTGTCCGCGATTACATCCCCACCGAGGACCCCGACAGCGTCGACGAGGTCATGCTCGCGCTGGCTTTCCTGCCCACCGACCGGGTGCTCGACCCTGCAGCGGTGATGACCGTCCTCGACCTCGACCACGGTGGCGACCTCGAGGCCAGCCTGCAGCCGAGGGGATACCGGCTCCTGGGGCGGATCCCGCGCCTACCCGAGCCGCTCGTGGATTCGGTGGTCCTTCGCTACGGGTCACTGCAGAAGGTGATGAGGGCGACGGCTGAGGATCTCGAAGCGGTGCCCGACGTCGACCCGGTCACGGCCCGCACCATCAAGGACGGTCTCGCGCGCCTGGCCGAGGCCAGCATTCTCGATCGCTACAGCTAG
- the ispD gene encoding 2-C-methyl-D-erythritol 4-phosphate cytidylyltransferase yields MPVDGVWAVVVAGGTGSRFGGPKQFATLAGRPLVEWSLDTARKLCEGVVLVLPGGTPGEWDADRVVSGGLTRSASVRAGLAAVPDGADVIVVHDAARPLAGEALWKAVIDAVEEGADGAIPACPLTDTIKRKTPQGVVVTLDRSELFAVQTPQAFRAQALKEAHAGGDDATDDAALVEAAGGRVALIDGERHNIKVTTPTDLLVAEALSKERG; encoded by the coding sequence GTGCCGGTTGACGGAGTCTGGGCCGTGGTCGTCGCCGGCGGTACAGGATCGCGCTTCGGCGGGCCCAAACAGTTCGCCACGCTCGCCGGCCGCCCGCTCGTCGAGTGGTCGCTCGACACGGCGCGCAAGCTCTGCGAGGGCGTGGTGCTCGTCCTTCCGGGTGGCACACCCGGCGAATGGGATGCTGACCGGGTTGTCAGCGGTGGGCTTACCCGCTCGGCATCGGTACGGGCCGGTCTCGCCGCGGTCCCCGACGGCGCCGACGTGATCGTCGTCCACGACGCCGCCCGTCCCCTCGCCGGCGAGGCACTTTGGAAGGCTGTCATCGACGCGGTCGAAGAAGGTGCCGACGGTGCGATCCCCGCCTGCCCGCTCACCGACACGATCAAGAGAAAGACCCCGCAAGGCGTGGTGGTCACCCTCGACAGGTCGGAGCTGTTCGCGGTCCAGACGCCTCAAGCGTTCCGAGCGCAGGCCCTCAAAGAAGCTCACGCCGGCGGAGACGACGCCACCGACGACGCCGCGCTCGTAGAGGCCGCCGGCGGCCGCGTAGCCCTGATCGACGGCGAGCGCCACAACATCAAGGTCACCACGCCAACAGACCTGCTCGTCGCAGAGGCCTTGAGCAAGGAGCGCGGATGA
- a CDS encoding ABC transporter ATP-binding protein, translated as MLEVRGLEVSYGAIRVLNGIDLTVAPGEMVALLGTNGAGKSTILKAISGLLPIKAGRVTFEGTDITGAAPEIVLARGVGQVPGGRGLLPTLTVEENLNLGGHLLPKAQLADAVTEAARPFPWMASRRRQLAGTLSGGEQQMLAIARALVARPRLLMVDELSLGLAPAVVEELIGLLQTLCHERSIAILLVEQHVTMALSVTERAYFLERGQVRFEGPSADLASRDDLIRSVFLESGSARRGR; from the coding sequence GTGCTTGAGGTCCGTGGCCTCGAGGTCTCCTACGGGGCCATCCGGGTCCTCAACGGCATCGACCTCACGGTCGCGCCAGGGGAGATGGTCGCCCTCCTCGGCACCAACGGCGCCGGCAAGTCGACCATCCTCAAGGCGATCTCCGGGCTTCTGCCGATCAAAGCCGGGAGGGTGACCTTCGAGGGCACCGACATCACCGGCGCCGCCCCGGAGATCGTCTTGGCACGGGGGGTCGGGCAGGTCCCCGGCGGCCGCGGCCTGCTCCCCACACTGACCGTCGAGGAGAACCTCAACCTCGGCGGCCACCTCCTCCCCAAAGCCCAGCTCGCCGACGCCGTCACCGAAGCCGCCCGCCCCTTCCCGTGGATGGCCTCACGCCGCAGGCAGCTCGCAGGCACGTTGTCGGGCGGTGAGCAGCAGATGCTCGCCATCGCGAGGGCACTCGTCGCCAGGCCGAGGCTTCTCATGGTCGACGAGCTCTCCCTCGGCCTCGCGCCGGCGGTCGTCGAGGAGCTCATCGGGCTGCTTCAGACCCTCTGTCACGAGCGCAGCATCGCCATTCTCCTGGTCGAGCAGCACGTGACCATGGCCCTCTCCGTCACCGAGCGCGCCTACTTCCTCGAGCGCGGTCAGGTCCGCTTCGAGGGACCGAGCGCAGACCTCGCCTCCCGCGATGACCTGATCCGGTCGGTGTTCCTGGAGAGCGGTTCGGCGCGACGGGGCCGGTAG
- a CDS encoding CarD family transcriptional regulator, producing MPFDVGDKVVYPHHGAAVVERREVREAFGEKKEYLVLRLAYGDLTLMVPSDNTEEVGLREVINDEEVEEVFAVLRKKDVRMPTNWSRRYKNHVEKLKSGDIYQVAEVVRNLSNRDKDKGLSAGEKRMLNRARQILVSELTFAIGVDEAEAEKKLDEALP from the coding sequence TTGCCATTCGACGTCGGAGACAAGGTCGTATATCCCCACCACGGCGCGGCCGTGGTGGAGCGCAGGGAGGTGCGGGAGGCGTTCGGTGAGAAGAAGGAGTACCTCGTCCTCCGGCTCGCCTATGGCGATCTCACTCTCATGGTCCCCTCCGACAACACCGAAGAGGTGGGCCTGCGGGAGGTCATCAACGACGAAGAGGTCGAGGAGGTCTTCGCCGTCCTCCGCAAGAAGGACGTGCGGATGCCCACCAACTGGTCTCGCCGGTACAAGAACCACGTCGAGAAGCTCAAGTCCGGCGACATCTACCAGGTGGCGGAGGTCGTGCGGAACCTCTCGAACCGTGACAAGGACAAGGGACTGTCCGCCGGCGAGAAGCGCATGCTCAACCGGGCCCGGCAGATCCTGGTTTCGGAGCTCACCTTCGCGATCGGCGTCGACGAGGCCGAGGCCGAGAAGAAGCTCGACGAAGCTCTCCCCTAG
- the ispF gene encoding 2-C-methyl-D-erythritol 2,4-cyclodiphosphate synthase, producing the protein MTPRVGLGFDIHPFTDDPDRRLVLGGVTLEGPGLAGHSDADAVSHAVADALLGAAGLGDIGEHFPDHDPAYAGIDSLELLARVVLSVSERYKIGNVDVTVVLEAPKLAPHRAAMQQRLEDVVGAPVSVKAKRAEALGSLGRGEGVACFAVALVVPR; encoded by the coding sequence ATGACTCCACGGGTCGGGCTCGGCTTCGACATCCACCCTTTCACGGACGACCCCGACCGCCGGCTCGTACTGGGCGGAGTCACCCTCGAGGGTCCGGGTCTTGCAGGGCACAGCGACGCGGATGCGGTGTCGCACGCGGTCGCCGACGCGCTGCTCGGAGCGGCCGGTCTCGGCGACATCGGGGAGCACTTCCCTGATCACGACCCCGCTTACGCCGGCATCGACAGCCTCGAATTGCTCGCCCGCGTCGTCCTCAGCGTGTCGGAGCGATACAAGATCGGCAACGTCGACGTGACGGTCGTGCTCGAGGCACCGAAGCTCGCTCCACACCGAGCGGCGATGCAGCAAAGGCTGGAGGACGTCGTGGGCGCGCCAGTGAGCGTGAAGGCCAAAAGAGCCGAGGCGCTCGGTTCGCTGGGGCGCGGCGAAGGCGTGGCCTGTTTCGCGGTAGCGCTCGTCGTACCGAGATGA